TTTCCAACTGAAATACTTTCAATACACACTAATGATAAAACTGGCTCTtagataaaaagcaaaaaacctTGCACGGATTCCAGTAAACACTCATAATGCATAGTTGTGCTCTTggattcttcttccttttattctgaAATACGCATGTTATCAAGTCCATACGGTTTTATTTCAATGTCATTCCCATATTTTCTGAATTGCCTCTATGTTTGATGAACATGAAAAGAATAGTAATCTCCTGAAGATTGGCCTTGGTGAAATTATAGCTCTCAGGAAAATCACGCTGCATTGAGTAACTGCCCTAAAGCAGGATGCAGGACACTTCACTACACTGTGTAACTGCCTTAAAGCAGGATGCAGGGCACTTCACTACACCGAAATCAAAATCTAAGCATATCCATACCCTTACTCAGAATGACTGTATGAGCCATCATACAAAACCACACAAATGGAATGACTGCAAGCATCAAACATTAATCTAACACCAGAAGATCCGTTGAAAGAAAATCACACAAGGATAAAAGATATTGTAAGAGGGGTTCAAAATAGTCTTGTGTCAAGATGCTCAAAATCAGATTGCTCAAGTGATAAAACAAGATTTGAAATTGACTACCGCACAACTCAACCAGAGAAAATGGCCGCCCCTCacaaaattaaccaaataatCCTTTAAGCAAAAGGATTGAAAAACCAAACAACCATAAACAACATCTTAATTTATAACTTCTCTCAGCCTGTACAATTATATACCACTGATTAATCCACCAAACTCGGAGAATCAGACAGTCGTGACTATGATGATCatcaaaaaacttcaatttaactttaaaaaaatccttcaaaCCCACAACTTGAGTTACAAACCAATCTTTGCATCAATACAAGAAACCCAcatagaaaaacacaaaactaaaacaaaataatagaaaaaaaccaaagcagCATATaacattttgaaagaaaaaaaaaatccacaatttaataaataatctaCCTTTAGTAGTAGGTCTTTCTGCTCCACCGTCATAGTAATACTCCCTTATTGACACCAAATTTGCTCCTCTGAAATTCTGTATTGTCACTTTTCTCTTAGCTGACAACTGTCAATCAAAagcagaaaaaagaaacattcaATATTCTCAAAATTAAGATTTCCAACGCTAAGACCAAAAAGAGGTGGGGGGTGGGGAGAAGGGTTTAGGGCTTGGCACTAACCCTGCAAATGACAAGATTTCCCTCATCATCATACTCTTGCTCCTGCTTGcctgtttcttcttcatcatcttcttgttTGGCCTTTTGTTCTTCGAGGAAAGAATTAACGACGTGTCTGACATAAGTCTTGTACTCAGATTTATCAAGGTCAAGGTCAAGTTTGTTGGATGCTAACCTACGAATCTGATGTTCAGTTGTAGTTTCCATGTCAGATTCTTCCAAGATTTCTCGTACTGTTTCTTTGATTTGGATTCTGAGTTTGGGTTccatgttttctttcctttctattTAGGGTTCTAGGGGTTCGTATTCTGACACTAGATGGAAATAAAAATCTAACACAGTGGGAGGGAGGGTAGATAGACAGATATAGATTCTCTAACACTAGTGATTGGGCGTGATTATTAGGGGTTAGCTGTTTCGTGCTTTCGGTTTTTAACTTGCATTATTTGGAAAGTACAAGATAGTGTTCTTTTCTCTGCAAGTCTGGTCAagtttttctaaatataaaacaatatataaaataattttataaaaaacaactaaaataataataaagctcaATGTcctactaaataaatattaatggtaaaactaaaaaaataaagttaaaaaaaataaactcaagttaattttttaaatttataattcatgaaATCTTATATTCAGACTTAATAAATaaactcaatttcaaaccattttaatattaaaaaataaaattaaaaaaaaaataatttaaaaaatttatcaaaataaaaaaaataacaattagaataatgatgatcaaatataatagaaaaaaaaacttaaatgtgataaaatcataaaaaaatttaattttaaaaattatcttaaataaaacaaataaaaataaaaagaataagaattaaatttgataaataaaaaattaaaagagaatgaaattaaaaaataaattctaattttataaattatttcaaataaaataaataataatt
This genomic interval from Populus alba chromosome 1, ASM523922v2, whole genome shotgun sequence contains the following:
- the LOC118033905 gene encoding RNA polymerase II transcriptional coactivator KELP, which produces MEPKLRIQIKETVREILEESDMETTTEHQIRRLASNKLDLDLDKSEYKTYVRHVVNSFLEEQKAKQEDDEEETGKQEQEYDDEGNLVICRLSAKRKVTIQNFRGANLVSIREYYYDGGAERPTTKGISLNEEQWSTLRKNIPAIEKAVKDMQDRDI